A region of the Apium graveolens cultivar Ventura chromosome 6, ASM990537v1, whole genome shotgun sequence genome:
tttatccttcgaactatctcaaggtttcctcgaatcctcccaacttacaggggataaaatatatgtatctcttatgccttcaaccatcaactttaactcatggtgaatcaccctcatcctgacgattacatacttttctatttctattgctacgagtctttagggtttcctcatacccaactcccttatcattcctcaaactctattgtctttattttcctttcctttccacttcagtttctttttattttcttttctattataatcatttcacgcacccactaatcattgacttcaaatatcatgtcgttctgggattcttgtcatcagaacgaatcttgacaacttttacaacttagcttcataattcatcatacccgtccgcctttgttctggctctaaagcttttacactatctccataaccttgggaattactttcccgaaaataattgactgaactttaatcagtttattctaacctctggctctgtgcctttcttggtctttcaccagcgggtggcctctctcttaggaaggtaagtgacaaaaataatcttttgcgcttcatcaatcatttagaatataaaatcagtcctctatttcctttggccatgctcttgcctcggctaggtcagcttgttccttggaactctgaaagcttagtgacttaaaggtcctgaaagaatttcccaccgcataGTTTCCTCAGGatggtgtttgggaataaaagtataatttttgtttaggcaggtccatgaatttccccataggagtaccatcccggttctccctatcttgctcgacttctgttttctcagtatgaaatgtttcatccttctcccataatcagggttatcttatacgttaaaatccttgttttccatttcattatgttatgggttctttctttcttgatggcgacctccctgactatcacattcagggtttgccctaaatcttattcctcgaactatggctttcatctaagatctcgtccttaagctcttgaacgtttggaacccaaattctgtaggaatacctcagtattcccttatcatctttctcggtattaatctcttctctatttgttggctctctgccttcattcatcactttttcttggcacaatatgatcttttccaataattcgggttatattgcaatgtcaaacagattttcggtaccagctctggttaccttcacttctattgtcattttctcaaaatctcttatcaactctcccaaagacattttcatcttgagtctctcctttatactaagggcatttagccaccattttggctttccctggatgataaagaatctcataatcgtaatccttgattagctctaaccacctcttctggcgcatgttgagctctttctgcggaaaatacactagagcacttatggcttatgtaaatctcgcacttctctccatataagtagtgcctccaatctttagggaaaaactattgccacgagcccaagctcatgggtggggacatcgaattttatattcccttaattttcttgatgcgtacgcgattaccttgctgtgttgtataagaagcaccctaattccttatgcgaagcgtcactacacatcacaaaatctccttttccatccggcaacgccaaaataggggtcgtcaccaatctttgctttagttcttaaaagctgatctcgtatttttctgtccattcgaacttctcagtcttatgagcaagccgcgttaaaggggctactatctttacaaacttgaacgaacctccggtagtgaccggccaatcctacctctggtagtcgccctaaccatggttatcaattcctcagtggtcctttattcattcttgtcaggatcctccacgggatccttctcaccaataatcccttctaggacaacatccttaaccgctacatcctcaatatgaacatcatccggtctcgtgttaggacgctctatcgaatccacaatctgatctccaataattaataaaacatcatcgcgttgttgctcctcaacctcagagttcagagtcccgctaccatatacgataatgaactacgcttctatcacgatatttataagggttcccataagggttttaactgtcagtactacgttaggtagtccgactatgaacttggcaagagttcttattatcttagtgaacttattattttaatgccacatcatctctgaggtttataacgcttagctctgataccatttctataacacccccaaatccggggtcggggatccgggttgtcatgagttccatttcccttaataatacttaatcttaataatcaaccaactactgcgtactgtgaccccacaatatacacacacaccacaagttatagtctcagagttgaataccaaaaataacacaagtcattttattccacaattataagtcattacacctcaaaagggtttctgaataaatttacacattctttgccattattacaattcataaatatacataagtctagtacaacaaaagttgaaagcctagcctattggtagaccctacctcagctacaacggcatcaacgcctacaggaaactgcggaacgtttcctatccgctcgcgaattgagagcttgatcctgttcatcttgtctatctgttgttgtgtgatgaaagaagaaagtaagggtgagcaacaagcccaccaaaataatatgtattataattaacaatatatgagcattctcatagtactcatgaaagtcttggtcaagaagaaatgaaccaagtttgttattataatgcgacgaagtcgcaaaatattcattatacatacatacttctcaaatctttgaaatcctctgacatgtataatatacacagagttccagtttataactgtataaaatatcgttgcaaggtgatctcatatatctaaccttgtctcaacgtttttctgaaaatctttgtcatgcataagataatcatttactagatataagttgaaaagatgaagttataagatactcccatatacttatatcttttccgaatactacttgaactaccaccgttcaagttataattagtttcaaaagtttatcacacagatgagactacaagataatacttgaatagattcaatctttgaaatattattgaatgaaatgaagttacgagatacttcattaagtcccgatatatatatatatatccatatatatctctcatacatttcctgaaaacctctgtcatgtaaagtatgaacagagttgcaatatccaatgaatttggaaagaaaagaattttggcataaacccgatatcttgctgatcaggcaaagataccaataagtaaccttttctactagtagatggacgaattccccactggtcatcaccctggccgcaataggacctatgttggactgccactcagccacttacgcattgatggactcccactgagccacttacactttcatggacgcccactaagcccatgttgcttatgccgactcaaatagatggacttacttcccgaacgttgggcaagtaatcaaaatgttttctcaaaacagcaacctcgttgcgaatataaatataccacagagccggatcctttagatttttgagcgagtattcaaatccccttcaaaaaggaagatcttaaatttgaaaatgagttttgggatccgctctaacttttaaaaatcattttgaagactcgaaaacatttttaagaatgtttggagtaatgctgttgatttaatgaaataaatcagtcccgatatattagaaaatatctgaatattattatttaaataatattcccataaggataatctctatataaagaattgaagtagaagttttaaaactcatacttgaaatgaatattaaataaccaaagatatacttatacgaaagtactatctttatttgaataatcgaaaataagtttgattatcgaaacattattctttaataaaataaagaatattatttagtaaataatcggagtcataagtcctcgaatgaatattgaaataatattcattaaatagaataaacagagtcataagtcctcgaatgaatattcaaagtaatattcattaaatagaataaacagagtcataagtcctcgaatgaatattcaaagtaatattcattagataaaataagcggagtcataaatcctcgaatgaatattcaaaataatattcattaaataaaataaagttatcgaataaatcttattcgattaatagttttgaaaactatatctacatatataaatataaagatatatattatactcgggaacatcgactcccggtttagaaatatgttcacctttgggtcccctatactaagggtatacgcaactactgcttatctctagcataggtattatgcaacttataagcaattgagtcaacaattagatatcaagattacgaaatagacatgcatatataccatatcagcatgctccaatatatcgcaatatttgttaataacaattatgcacttattacaagataatgcatatacatatatacatcacaacaacagtataacgggtagaaaacatgcctgagtgttcccggttagacttaagcttagagtgggtccgataacctatgaacaacaacataagtcagaattaaaccacggtcgcttaagaaactagactttaaccaattgaaccctaacgtttgcttatggtcatttatacgtttaacgaatcacataagtcgttcgagtacccttggctccaccatgcttatttggatgagacttgtgaacaagagttgtaggccatctcaatacctttccaacgagctatagaacataacatttgagtgagaaatgaaggagatacagcagttttaatgtgctggttctgttttggccgagagcaatggaaatgggggaggaagatgagagcttttgttgacttgaacttgtggtggaaatgaaatgattttaggatatttacttgactagttgttttgtttaagttagtggaaagtgacataagcatggtgatgtcatcaagcttacataatccttgccacttgtctcatccttatggtggaagcatctttttaagcttaatccttatattaagatgttaactaagtgcattaatcttgcactaattgaccctcctccttgcctcttgcattacttagtcgtttaattattttacgactcgtttattattcattctcgttaatcgtttgagggatcatatccgggatctcattacttgggttcccctaaacctttctcaatatttcatattccttttatggtcctctcttataatccttgaatttaaatccttttaatcatgttaccttatactcaattttttcggtatctggtgaattttcgggaaaaatcaaagtgttcgaatttggattctgacgatctttacatacacttatataccatatggagtactaataagatctcagaatatcaataaaagaactcctacatagtgtggcatgaaaagttttcttaatcagcataatcagcaaaatcactattcatcagtgtttcaaagattccaaaaaattggggttattacggGGGGAGTTCCTGCTTCTTTTCATCCTAATGACTTACTTGCGAGGTTGGTTCTGCCAACACTATGGCCTTATCATCAACTTCTTCATGGAACTCAAGTATGAAATCGGCCAGCTCTTGTCCTTTGATTGCCGTGCGAGGACAATATTCCAAATCGAACTGCCCTAGCTCCACGACCCATTTTAACATTCTTCCTGACGATTCGGGTTTATGTAGAATATGCCGGAGCGGATAAGCAGTGCGAACTTCTATTCCGTGAGCCTGAAAATATGGTCTTAGCTTTCGTGCCGCAAGAATAAGAGCGTACACTAGTTTTTCCATGTTGGTATACCTAGTTTCTGCATCCAACAACCTTTTGCTTACATAGTATACGGGTCACTGGTGGCTTGCTTCTTCCTTTACCAATACTGCACTGACGGAATATTCAGACACCGCCAAGTAAAGAATCAATGTTTCTCCGTCTTCTGGCTTGGCCAACATCGGAGGATTTCCCAATTGctctttgattttcagaaaagcTTCTGCACACTCAGGAGTCCACAGAAAATCCTTTCCCCTTCCTTTAATTGCCTTGAAGAATTCTTTGCACCTATCCGACGACCTTGAGACAAATCGATTTAGGGCCACAATCCTTCTTGTCAGACTCTGTACTTGTTTGACGCTGGTGGGGGATTTCATGTCTAGCAGAGCTTTGATTTTTGCCGGGTTAGCCTCAATCCCCCGGTGATTGACCATGAATCCCAAGAACTTCCCCGACTCCACACCGAGCACGCACTTCTGCGGGTTTAGTTTCATCctatattttctcagaatatgaAACATTTCAGCTAAGTCGGCGATGTGGTCTTCCGCCCTTTTCGATTTGACGAGCATGTCATCCATGTACACTTCCATCGTCTTCCCAATCTGCTTCTTGAACATtttatttaccaatctttgaTAAGTGGCACCGGCGTTGATCAGTCCAAATGGCATTCCGATATAATAGTAAAGCCCTCTATCAGTGATGAAAGATGTGTGCTCCTGGTCAGGCTCATACATAAGGATTTGGTTATACCCGGAGTGCGTCCATGAAGCTGAGCAAAGCATGTCCTGCCGTGGCGtcgaccaactgatcaattcttggTAGGGGAAAACTATCTTTCGGGCACGCCTTattcagatcggtgaaatccacGCATGTTCTCCATTTATCATTGGGCTTTTTTACCAACATCGGGTTTGCTAGCCATTCTGGGTAGAACGATTCCCGAATTAGTCCGATATCCAGGAGCCTTTCTACTTCCTCTGGTAGGGCTATAGCTCTCTCTCCGCTTACGGCCCTTCGTTTTTGTCGAACCCCTTTATGCTTGGGGTCGATATTCAGTCGGTGGCACATTATCTCTGGATCAATTCCTACCATATCGGAATGgctccatgcaaatacatcaaggTTCGTCAAAAGAAATATTGAGAGACCTTCCTTCATCCTTGGTGCCAACTGGGATCCTATTCTCAAGACTTTACTCAGATCTTTTTCATCGACAGGGATTTCAATTGTATCTTCTGCTGGCCCCATCTTCTCCGTCGGCATTGGTATCCGGGGATCCAGGTCAGGTGAATCATGAATTTCATTGTCTTGCGGAGAGGGCGCATCCCCTTTAGGAAGAGTGTCGACTTCTTTAGAAGGCGCGCCTTGCATAGCAGGGGCATCAACTTCCTTGGTATGTTTTACGGATAAGGGTGCTCCTTCAGAGGGAAGGGCACCATCCTGTTCGAGGCTTTACAAGACATCGAATCTCCCTTCTAACCGTTCCTCATGGAAATCTTTTTGTACTATGGTATCCATCGCTTCCTCTTCCAACATCTCAATTCTGATTGTGTCTTCCAAGTACAACATTGTTGGGGGCAACCCGGAGGGATGCTCATCTTCTTGCTCAACATAATAGTGGACTCGGATTTCCTCGGTTGGTTGCTCAATGCTTTTCTCTTGGTCTAGGTCCGGATTATCTTCGGCATGGGAGTCTTTTCTAAAGCCTTTCATAGCTTGCATGTAGCACTCCCGAGAGTCATACTGAGAACCCTTTATAGTCCCCACCCCATTTGGCGTTGGAAATTTGATAGTTAGATGGTGGATCGAAATGATAACTCTCATCTCCCGCAAAAAAGGTCGTCCCAGCAACACGTTGTGGGATGATTCCTGATTTAGGACCTTAAATTCAAGCATCTTTGTTACCGACAACGGGCTTTCCCCCAAAGTACATGGAAGCCGAATCGATCCCATGACTCTAACTCCTGCGCCGGAAAAGCCATAGACCCACGAATCTTCTCCTGACATGTCCCGATCAGGAAGTCCCATCTTCTTAAAGGTGTTGTAGTACAGGATATTTGCCGAGCTTCCGTTATCCATGAAGGCCCTGTGAACATTTTTGGTTCCGATCTGGATGGAAATAACTAGCGCATCATTGTGGGGATGGTGTACCCGCCGGTCATCTACTTCTCTGAAGGTAATATCCATGGACTCGCCCTTAAACACTTTGGGCGGTCGAGTTTCCAACCTGTGAATGTATGTGAGAGGCCTGAATCGAGCTTCCCTGGCGTATCTTGTCAAGCCTCGGTTGCTGCATTCCATCCCGGGATCTCCCCCGTAGATTGTTCGGATACTTCCATCCCTGACAAATTTACTTTCCTCCAGGGTGTCATTGTTCGACCCGCGCGGGGCTCGTCTTTTTTCTTCCCTCGTTCTGTTATCCTTGTGTTTCCTTACTTCCTTGACTACCCATTCTCCGAGGTATCCTTCCTTGATAAGCGCTTCGATTTCATCTTTTAAATGTCGACACTCATGCGTGTTATGTCCAGATGATTCATGGTATTCACAATATTTTTTCTTGTCTTTGCTTTGCCATGATGATAAAGCTTCAGGTTTTCTAAATAGCCCTTTATTTTTGTTTACTTCGTAGATATGATCGATGGATGTGACCAAAGGTATGTACCGGCTTGTCCTATAGTCATAGTTTGAGGGAGGACTCCATCCCCTCCTTCTGCTTGCTGTATTCACCCGGTCCGGGCTTCGACTATCCCTTCGGTACCTTGGGCTTGGAGACCTATCCCTCTTCCTTCCTTTGTTTCTTTGACTCGACTGTGAAGTCGGTTGTACTTCTGCCAAAGATTGTTCTATGGCTTTAAAAGATTCTGCCAAAGCGAAGACATCTGCTAGAGTGGCCGGATCTTTCCCTTGCAAGTGCTCCCAAAAATCCGAACCAACCCTTAATCCTGCGATCAAGAAGCTTTTCAAGGCTTCGTCCGATGCTCCCCTCACGCTAGTAGATTCAGCGTTGAACCTTTTGAAGTACGATGTCAAGCTTTTATTTTCCCTTTGCCTAATATTGGCAAGAGTTGTGATAGAGGGCACGTATCTCACCGCGGCTTGGAACTTGGTTAAGAACAGAGTCTTCATCTGATCCCATGAGGTGATCACTCCTGGCCTGAGCTTTCGAAACCACTGCTGGGCACTTTATCTAAAGGTTGCTGCTAAGAGACGGCATCGAGCCAAGTCCGGGACTTGGTACACATCCATCTCTATATTAAAACAACCCAGGAATTCCACCGGATCTGAGTTTCCGTGGAAACGGAGATCGCTAGTAGTGTTGCGATACCCGGCCAACAACTGTGCCTCTCTTACTGCCACCGAAAATGGCGAAGGGATTTCGGCTGTGGCCGTCACCCTGCCTTCCAGGTGGTTAAGTAGCCTTTTTAAGTATCCCACATTGAAAGTTCCCACGCCTGGAATGGTCTGCATTTGAGGCTGCGGACCTTGGGGCTGTAATGGAGGTACCTCCACTTGATTCCCTCCGGGAAGGGCTTGCTGCTGGTTCGTATTCTGGGCGTCTTCGGGTATCACAATTACTTCAGGATTTCGTCCTTGATTTCTCCCTTGATTCTCTTCTCCACCTTGGCCGCGGCCCCGAGCCGTACCGCGATCATAGTTTCCTACATTTCTGTGATCATCATGTTCCGCATAATCATAGCCATCTGCTTGGTTATTCCAGCGGGAATCAAGGTGACCGCGGTAATTATCGCGACGGTATCCCTCTAAATATCTACCTCGTCCTCCACCTCTTTCCATACCCACGCCCATATCGATCCAGCGATCTGCGGGGATGAGCTCTCTcatgatcgcggtgccgctcccgattttcctgggaattcaggggcacacgcgttggatcgcggtgccgctcccgattttcctgggaattcaggggcacacgcgttggatcgcggtgccgctcccgattttcctgggaattcaggggcacacgcgttgtatcaTGGGGCGTCACATTTCCACGATCAGCTTCTTTCTGCCATTCAAGTAACACCATTCTTAAATCATCATCGCCCAAGCGGATCCCCAAGCGATCTTTCAAAGCTGCGAAGCCCCGTTGCTGATTCTCCGGCATCGACTCCGCCTGTCGGCGTTCCTCGAGACTACGTCCAGACCGGTGCGGATGGGTGGCTCCCCGGGTGTCTGTCCGCAGAATTTCCCGTCCATCAGCATCTTCTTCCACTAGCTCGATGACTGGGGACGTGTCATTAGAATAGTCCAGGCATCGCGGGGTTATCGGCACACGCCCTCCTTCAGTGCGGCCATGGCCGGCTGAGGCATCCCTATCAGTCATGGGTGCTTTTCCAGGTGCATGAGCCGCTCGGTTGTGGCGAAGACCCCTCCTGGCCTTGCGCCGTTCCACAGTGCTCAACCTTAAATCGAAACCATTCAAAGCATCGCCCATGCGATACAGTTGTTCCAACAAGTCGGCGTTGCTGATGAGCACAGGTGGCTGTCCTCCAACGTCCGGCATGGGACGATCAGTCATTGGCGGAACGTAGGGTTCATATTCATAGCCATGATCAGAATCTTCTACGGAACTTCCATCATAAAAACTTCCATCATGATATTGAGACATCCTTCCTCCCAGATGTAGACCTTGAtcagcccctccttctagcgccaatttgttgacggaggaatttggtaacaacaaaacttgaggttcgtggccggaaacaagatctgtgatggcggttctttgtcgaaaacgtgaacagtaaccggcggatccgatgaacagtatttgtcggaaaagatgaacagtgtttggtagtggtgattattgggggctgagattgcttagggttagtggtggctcctttgcactctcgcttctgaccccttacaatttacctacgtatccctatttatagggaatcaagcccacgtagttcttggggaacaagaaacctaatgggcttagatttcttatcccgaggcccagtaggaaacccactggaaaccgtcttctactagctttaggaatgtccgccgatgaggcccaaccacaaaggcccaaggctcgtc
Encoded here:
- the LOC141665929 gene encoding uncharacterized protein LOC141665929, whose amino-acid sequence is MKTLFLTKFQAAVRYVPSITTLANIRQRENKSLTSYFKRFNAESTSVRGASDEALKSFLIAGLRVGSDFWEHLQGKDPATLADVFALAESFKAIEQSLAEVQPTSQSSQRNKGRKRDRSPSPRYRRDSRSPDRVNTASRRRGWSPPSNYDYRTSRYIPLVTSIDHIYEVNKNKGLFRKPEALSSWQSKDKKKYCEYHESSGHNTHECRHLKDEIEALIKEGYLGEWVVKEVRKHKDNRTREEKRRAPRGSNNDTLEESKFVRDGSIRTIYGGDPGMECSNRGLTRYAREARFRPLTYIHRLETRPPKVFKGESMDITFREVDDRRVHHPHNDALVISIQIGTKNVHRAFMDNGSSANILYYNTFKKMGLPDRDMSGEDSWVYGFSGAGVRVMGSIRLPCTLGESPLSVTKMLEFKVLNQESSHNVLLGRPFLREMRVIISIHHLTIKFPTPNGVGTIKGSQYDSRECYMQAMKGFRKDSHAEDNPDLDQEKSIEQPTEEIRVHYYVEQEDEHPSGLPPTMLYLEDTIRIEMLEEEAMDTIVQKDFHEERLEGRFDVL